A segment of the Panacibacter ginsenosidivorans genome:
TATAGTCAGTTTGACGGAATCAAAATTCTACCACAATCTAAAAAGTCAGATTTTGAAGGCCATTTAAACGGGTTTGATTTTATTACAGCAGAAAGCCTAAAAGTGCAAATAAGGAAAGGACGATTTATGTCGTGGTTGAAAGGTCAAAATATCAAAAAGGACATCTATGCCTTTGATAGGGGAAAGAAGATTTACAATGTCCCTTATTTCATCACTAATAAAGCTTATGATTCCGAATTAGGACTTTTGACAGACAAAGAAGAAGTCTGGCAAAACACAGAAATCATTTAGCCATGACCATCACCGCCACTCTCATAAATCTATATCATGTATGCAAACGCGAAATGTGGTTGCATGCTAATGGTGTAAGAATGGAGCAGACTTCCGAAACAGTAGCAGATGGCAAACTGCTGCATGAAACAGCTTATCCGCAACGTTCAGAGAAATACAGTGAAATAGAGATTGGCGGCAGTAAGATTGATTTTTATGATGCAAAGAACAAAGTGATCCACGAAATAAAAAAAAGTGACAGCTTTGAATCGGCACATGAGTGGCAGGTAAAATATTATATATGGCTGCTGGAGCAAAATGGTGTTGAAGGCGTGAAAGGCATTATCGAATATCCCAAACTGCGGGAAACAAAGCAGGTGAAATTATCTGCAGAAGATAAAACATACCTGCAGCAAATTGTACAACAAATAGAAGCATTGGTAAGTGCAGATGTTTGTCCCCCACGTATAGAAAAGAAGTTTTGCAAAACCTGTTCTTATTTTGATTTCTGCTGGATTGAGGAATGAGGTGGTGAGTGGTGAAATGTCAATGGTTTTAATTATGAGATTGCCACAGCTTTGCTATGCACAAGGCTTTTAAAGCTTCGCAATGACGTTAGCGATGAAGCGTGCGACGCAAGAAAAGTTTAATATTGATTCTTTGGGTTGGCTCATAAAAAAATCAAAAATGCATTTCCATTCAATCCGCCTAATCATTTAAAATCTCTGTTCAGACAATGCGTAAATCATATTACCTGTTCAATCCCGGTCGTTTAAGCAGGAAAGACAATACACTTAAGTTTACCCCGCTTGACGAAGATGGCAATGAAGGCACGCCTAAATATATTCCCATAGAAAGCGTGGACAACCTTTACACTTTCGGCAGCCTGGATGCCAACAGCGCCATGTATAATTTTTTGGGAAAGGAACAGGTGAGTGTGCATTTTTTTGATTACTACGAACACTATACCGGTTCGTTTATGCCAAAGGATTATTTGCTTGCCGGAAAGATGCTGATTGCACAGAGCGAAGCTTATTCAAACAAAAAGAAGCGCAAACAGATAGCGCAGAAACTGGTGGATGGAGCTGCTTTTAATATGCTGAAAAACCTGCGCTATTATAACAACCGTGATAAGGACACGCTTACACAGATAGAACGTATTGAAGCATTGATGTTGCGAATACCGTTTGCCGAGGATATAGAAACTTTAATGGGTATAGAAGGCAATATACGCATGAGTTATTATGCAGCGTTTAATGTTATCATCAACGATTTTGAAATGGGCAACCGCAGTAAACAGCCACCGGGTAATGAAGTAAATGCAATGGTTTCTTTTGTAAACAGTATGTGTTATACGCTTAGCCTGGATATGATCTATCATACACAGCTTAATCCAACGATCAGTTTTTTGCATCAGCCCGGTGAGCGCCGCTACTCACTTGCGCTTGATATTGCTGAGATATTCAAACCGCTGCTTGCAGACAGGCTGATCTTTTCGCTGCTGAATAGAAAGCAGGTTCAGCAAACCGATTTTGATAACAGGCTAAACAGTTGCCTGCTGAAAGATAGTGGGCGTAAAACAGTGGTAAAAGCATGGGATGAAAAATTAAATGAAACCATCAAGCACCGTTCGCTTGGCAGAAGTGTAAGCTATAAGCATTTGGTAAAGCTTGAATGTTATAAGCTGAGTAAACATATTTTGGGTATAGAAGAATATAAGCCATTTAGAGCATGGTGGTGAGGGGGTGAGTGCTGAATGGTGAATAATGAGTAAGGGATAGCAAGCAAAATTTTATGGTACCGGCTGCAGCTTTTTATGGAATCGTTCCTTGCGTCGCAATCCGTTCATCTGTTGTACAGTTATTATGCAATGACAGTGTATGTATGTAATTCTTGTATATGATATAGAAGAAAAGCGGGTAGCTAAAATGCTGAAGTTATGCCGCCGGTATTTGAACTGGATTCAGAACAGTGTATTTGAAGGAGAGATAACAGATGTAAAGCTAAAGGAACTGATACACGAAGCAAGAAAGATAATGGATAAAGAGGCGGATAGTTTGATTGTATTTAAAAGCAGGCAGGCAAAGTGGCTGGAGAAAATGGTGATTGGAAAAGAAAAAAATGAGCTGGATAATATATTATAGTCGTCGGCCAGTGTTTTATAACAGGAAAAAACATGATGGATGAACAGTTTATTAAACGAATAGCCCTGCTATAAAGGTTTTCAGGGCATTGTCGAACAAAGGCGCAAATTTTATTATTGCGGGTTGACTAACAAAAAGCAGAAATTACTGTAATTTTAATTGCTGAAATGCCTGTAAATACTGGTTTTCAGCAGCCGTTGTAAACGGCTTGTAATCGTATCATTGAGGAATTGAAATAAAGCAAAGTGCGTATGGCCATTGGCAAAGGTTTGGCTTGTAATCGTATCATTGAGGAATTGAAATATCATTACAGCAATTCAGATGGACGACGGACGCAGCTTGTAATCGTATCATTGAGGAATTGAAATAAAAGAACAGAATGATAGGAAAGAACGACAACTGGCTTGTAATCGTATCATTGAGGAATTGAAATTGTAGATTAAACCATGCAGTTTTATAAGCAGATGAACTTGTAATCGTATCATTGAGGAATTGAAATGTATGAGCGAAGAGTTACCGGAAATGAAGGATATGCTTGTAATCGTATCATTGAGGAATTGAAATTTTTTGTCTATTGGATTGCCACCCAGCAATTCCACTTGTAATCGTATCATTGAGGAATTGAAATTTAATTAAAGCATGGCAAAAATCGTGGGGGACGTACTTGTAATCGTATCATTGAGGAATTGAAATAAAGATAGGAATTATACAGACGAACAGCACAAAGACTTGTAATCGTATCATTGAGGAATTGAAATTTAAGTTCTTTAATCAATCTGTTTATACATTCAGTACTTGTAATCGTATCATTGAGGAATTGAAATCAGGCAACAGGTGTAAGACAGATATGGAAGTTTAATCTTGTAATCGTATCATTGAGGAATTGAAATTTGGCTTTATACAGGCAGGCACTAATGTAACTATACTTGTAATCGTATCATTGAGGAATTGAAATTTTATTCTAAAAAAACTTTTGCGTGGAGGGGCGCCCACTTGTAATCGTATCATTGAGGAATTGAAATTGGGATTTAAACTATGACTTTGATAAAGATGGTGTACTTGTAATCGTATCATTGAGGAATTGAAATTTTGCTATTCAATATTATAACCTCACAGGCCATAGACTTGTAATCGTATCATTGAGGAATTGAAATTAGTATTGATTTTCGAGTGATGGCATGGCTGTAAACTTGTAATCGTATCATTGAGGAATTGAAATATAAATATTTCGCTATCGACACAGCTAATACAGCTCTTGTAATCGTATCATTGAGGAATTGAAATTAGAAAAGATAACCCATTGCTTTAATGCCCATAACTTGTAATCGTATCATTGAGGAATTGAAATTTGAAAAAAGATATTTCGGCTTTTGAAGTTTTAAAACTTGTAATCGTATCATTGAGGAATTGAAATCTTGTTCCTGTTCTATAACCAATACTTGTAAGCGTCTTGTAATCGTATCATTGAGGAATTGAAATTTAACTAAGACAGAAATAGAAAGCGTGAACAATGCCTTGTAATCGTATCATTGAGGAATTGAAATTGTTCTGTAATAATAAATATCGCCGATGTAACAGGTCTTGTAATCGTATCATTGAGGAATTGAAATAGATTTCCCTGGAGTACCGCATTTCTTGATCGCAACTTGTAATCGTATCATTGAGGAATTGAAATTTGAAACAGTTTCACAAACTGCATTTGAACATGGCCTTGTAATCGTATCATTGAGGAATTGAAATTTAAATGCTTTGTGGATATAACAACCAACAGCAACTTGTAATCGTATCATTGAGGAATTGAAATTTGATTGACTTAGCAGATCATTGATGCCTAAAGACTTGTAATCGTATCATTGAGGAATTGAAATAAATAACGCTGCTCGGCCTGGTAAAAGAAACTTGCCCTTGTAATCGTATCATTGAGGAATTGAAATAAAATTAGCCCAAAAGTCCCGAAGGCGAAAAGGCTAACTTGTAATCGTATCATTGAGGAATTGAAATATAAAATAATCACATTGCTTTGTTTTCAGGTCGTAACTTGTAATCGTATCATTGAGGAATTGAAATAAATAAGCAACGTGCCCAGCCGATTGAGTAAATTCCTTGTAATCGTATCATTGAGGAATTGAAATCAGTTTATTTGCGCAAACAGTTTATTACCCTTGCCACTTGTAATCGTATCATTGAGGAATTGAAATATAGAATTGAAATTGGTAAACGTATTCAGGAGGTACTTGTAATCGTATCATTGAGGAATTGAAATTTTAATGCAAATGCCTGTGTGCCATCGCCATCCCACTTGTAATCGTATCATTGAGGAATTGAAATAAATAAACAACAAAAATGAAACGCTTAATCAATTTCTTGTAATCGTATCATTGAGGAATTGAAATCAAATTGCTTTATTCGCATCTGTTACAAAACGATGTCTTGTAATCGTATCATTGAGGAATTGAAATTTTGATAGAATAGATGTAATTGTTCTTACTACCGGCTTGTAATCGTATCATTGAGGAATTGAAATAGTCCTTTATCAACGCCATTAAACTTTGGAAGTATTCTTGTAATCGTATCATTGAGG
Coding sequences within it:
- the cas4 gene encoding CRISPR-associated protein Cas4 codes for the protein MTITATLINLYHVCKREMWLHANGVRMEQTSETVADGKLLHETAYPQRSEKYSEIEIGGSKIDFYDAKNKVIHEIKKSDSFESAHEWQVKYYIWLLEQNGVEGVKGIIEYPKLRETKQVKLSAEDKTYLQQIVQQIEALVSADVCPPRIEKKFCKTCSYFDFCWIEE
- the cas1b gene encoding type I-B CRISPR-associated endonuclease Cas1b, with amino-acid sequence MRKSYYLFNPGRLSRKDNTLKFTPLDEDGNEGTPKYIPIESVDNLYTFGSLDANSAMYNFLGKEQVSVHFFDYYEHYTGSFMPKDYLLAGKMLIAQSEAYSNKKKRKQIAQKLVDGAAFNMLKNLRYYNNRDKDTLTQIERIEALMLRIPFAEDIETLMGIEGNIRMSYYAAFNVIINDFEMGNRSKQPPGNEVNAMVSFVNSMCYTLSLDMIYHTQLNPTISFLHQPGERRYSLALDIAEIFKPLLADRLIFSLLNRKQVQQTDFDNRLNSCLLKDSGRKTVVKAWDEKLNETIKHRSLGRSVSYKHLVKLECYKLSKHILGIEEYKPFRAWW
- the cas2 gene encoding CRISPR-associated endonuclease Cas2 — its product is MYVILVYDIEEKRVAKMLKLCRRYLNWIQNSVFEGEITDVKLKELIHEARKIMDKEADSLIVFKSRQAKWLEKMVIGKEKNELDNIL